Genomic window (Indicator indicator isolate 239-I01 chromosome 13, UM_Iind_1.1, whole genome shotgun sequence):
GATGAATGACCAACAACAAGCTGAAAACTCTCTCAAAGAAAGAACAGCAGCTCTGTTGTCAGCACTCAGACACAAAGATGTAAAGTACAAGCACCAAGGAAAACAGCCTCTGCAGGAGCAAAGCGTAAGGAGTGGCTTAAACCAGCTGCCTCAGTAAGTGGAAAGGCAGCTTTTGACCAACATGCCATGTACTGCACTAAAGGCAGCAACAGGGCTTTGTTAGGTTTGCTAGCTACATGAATCAGTGAAAGCAAGCAAGTGTCCAGGAGTCAACCCATTGAAGTAATGGGTCCTTTAATTTTTGGCTGGATGAATGTGATCCAACTGATCTGTTGCCATATGGAGTAAATACTCAGGAGATTTAAGCAGCAAATACACCATAGCCATGGAATATCATCGCACCCATTATTTGCATCATCTGAAAAATTAGCATCTTCATCCAAAATGCAAAtgctggaagggaaggaaagtgaTTCAGGCTAGGGGAAAAAAGTTCTCTACGTCGGTTATTAAAACATCACCTCACCCTTACCTTCTCTGAGCAGGTTCAGGAGACCATCGAATCTACAATTCCTGTTAAGAGTCACCTAGAGGAACGACACCAAGTCTTAATGTCTGCAGTGCTTAGTCAACCACAACACACAGGAACACCCTCTGAAGAGCCAGCAGAAAAGGATGCGCAAGAGAAACTGCACAAAGCACTCCaaggtatttataaacaagTTATTAATGGTCACTTCAGTATTAGCTTCGAGTTACTGATATTTCTCAACAGATGAATGCTCACCTGCCCCTTCAGTTTAAAAAGTATTCCAGTTCCAGAAGATAGAAAGTTTTAACATTAAGGCATACATACAGCTATgttgtttgctttcatttaatAAAGATCAATTTACTCATACTCAAATACATGGAATGTTGGCACAAAACTAAAGCTCTTGTGGAACAGCTACCGATCACACACAAATATTCTGTGAGGTCCTCTTGACTTGCATTTCTCCGATAGATACACCACAAAATGGCTTTAATAATACAAACTGAATGCTGGATCAAATCTCTAAATAATAAGTAGCAGTTAAAAGTAAATGGTTTGCTTTATTTGTAACTTATGTACAGAATacactttgttgttgttgttttgtttttaattatgatggagcaggagaaagaaaacagccaTCATTTCCAAACCatgctgctcccttccccctgctGGAGATGACATCTCTCTGAACCAGATGTACAAAACCAGTTTGGATTTCCTCGGTTGCTGGCACACGGTCTGGAGAAACAAGAGAACACCGCAGCCAAATTTAGCACTACCAGCTTCTATTTTCAGCAAAATACCTCTGCTAAAACTAGTTTTCTTAGGAAAGTTTCCACAatcttttgaaagcaaaaatcaagaaaaatatcaagaaagctgtgggcTAAGAAGAAGGGCTTTACCTAACTAGCCATCAAATGAGTTGAACTAGAAATAATCTGAGATTTGGTCATTCAACTTTTACTTGTTTTACAGAAGCTAAGTTTGAGAAGCTAAACTAATTGACCAGTTATGCAAGTACCAGAAAATTATGGTTTTCAGTGTGTTTGAGGACGATCTGGGCAACCTACCAATCAATAGAAAACTTGTCAGATTGAGAAAACGTCTGTCAATGGATATTAATGATTAACATAGTACCAAGTAATCAAGTtaatggttaaaaaaaaccGAAGGAGCTGGATATAAAACCGTTGGGTAACATGTATACTTCAGCAAACAAAGATGCTACTGTATGGTCTATGTTTTGGTGATCAGCCAACAAAGAAAATCCAACCATTTGCACATACTTAGTCCCAAAACCACAGTGAGTTACAATTTTTCATGTGAAGGCCTGCTTTCGgtattttcctcctcttcctcttcacaATCTTCTTCATCTGTTTGCTGTTCTAGTTCCTCTTTTGTGATCATTTCAAAGTCGTTTCCGTTTCCACTACTGTGCTGGGACCTGTCGTCTTCGCGCCTGTCACTGTCAGTGTCTGAATGTCGCTCCCCTCCCGAGCCATCTGTTCCCGAGTTCCTCGTTGCTTCTGTTTTCccatcctcttcttccttcttctcacTGTCTGATTTCTCCTCGCTGTCatatttttgctgctttttggattctgttttttcctctttctttgagTCTGCTTTTGGTCCTTTGTATTCGTGTGTGTACAGAGGCCTGAAGGAGTCAATGAATCCTACATCTGCTGTCAGGTTTGGCAGGAACCAGAAGTGGTGCCTTCCTCCAGTGATGAGCCAGATGATAAGAAAGAGGATGCATCGAGCTGTacaaaaaagggaaatgttGTTTTTCATTGTAAATATCCACACTGTACAACTATGGTATCAGAGTAAGAAGTAGTCTTTGAAAGGTAAGAGCAAGTAGTAGTCTGACTGTCAAAGGCCTACTCTTATTCCAGATTCTTTGTGAATTTCTGGCCTTTTTTCTTTGGTGTACTTTGTAAAGATTTGCCTTAGAAACTAACTGGCAGTTCTTAGTTAataggtgagacactggcacagggtgctcagagaggtggtagatgccccatcccttgaAAATTCCCATGTCAGGTTGaacagggttctgagcaacctgatctagttgaagatgtcactgctcactgcagagatgttggactagatgaccttcaaagtcccctccaaccctaaccattctatgattctatgtccacTACTCACACCCACCTCAAGCTAGGGACAGGGGTGACCctgggcagggggggtggaatcTCTCATTCTGCAATACCATTGTGGAATAGTTTCTTGTTACCATTTCTCCGCTACCCATTAACCATGTATCTTATCTATGATTTAGGCGTTCATCCACTCTACTACGGACAAGCAAGCCAAAGAAAGCTTTAATATCCTGGTTATGCCATTCTCACCACTGTGTCTGTTCTTATGAACTGTTcttgggtttgctttgccttttttgttttcccatttcccccccccccccttctttaaACAGGCAATAAAGAAATTTGCACTCCCCAGGAAACAAACAGGTGGCAGAGGCCGGGGATTGCTTTCTGTGGCACAACTCTGCCACCCAGCGGCCAGGAGGGAAATACCTACCCGGAATCAGTCTGGATGACCGTGAGACCATCGGGTATCTCGGCCCCCGTGCAACAAGGGAGGGTTTTTATTATAGAACTCTTTTAGATCTCACCTGCTGCTGAAGTGAAGATGAGCAATACTTACCAACGGCAAGAAGAAGAATACTGGCGACAAAACAGCCTGCGCCTACGCTGAGGTAATAAACACCAACTCGCATTTCTGCTGGCCAGAGCGGGAACAGCGTTGCAGCTATAACAGCAATCACTGAGGAGAGAAGCATCAGAAATGGGATCAATTTTTCCTGCTCCCTGTATAAAGGCTCTTAGCTTAGTATTTATTCAAGGTATTGGCTCATCATATCATGAGCTACTGATAGTATTTTAAGCCCTGACTGACACCTTGTCCAGTCCCACTGTTCCTGTTTCCATACTGGGTAGCAACTCTTAAGACACTGCACTTAGAGGTGCTCTCTGCTCTGTCAACTAAGGAGGGCACGAGCAAGGAAGAtaagcagggagctgcctgtAACCagaagggcagggagctgtgtggAGATTGTGGTGGCTCCAAGGACTGGTCAGAGGCCTGAAGGTGGCTCCAAGGGATCACACAGGTTCTCAGGGAAACATGGCTCTCTCaagatgagggagctggaaggTACAGGTCAGGGTGTTGTCCAGCAGTGCAGTGATCTATTAGCTCAGTGATGTCAGTTAATATCAATACTAATTTAGACTGTAATAATAAAATTGGCTGATTTGGTTTATCCTACACAAGTTCTAGGGTCAGGAAGGTGTCATTCATAGtttaaaataatgcttttaACATCTGTCGTATTTGTTATAACCAGTATTTGCCTATTGGGTAACTTGCTTGTTAGATTAAAGCAATGGAAAGAAACAGCTTGCAAACTGGTGCAAGTTCAGACCTTTGCTAGAGCTTGtttcaggtttggttttgtttcgtTTTACCATGTGTAGCTCTCCTCCACTCAGAGATCAAAATTAACATGGTGCAACTGGCATCAAATCATGCTGAAACTGAAGAGCTTTGTCCAGGTGAGACACAAACCACCCCAAGGACACATAGGCCTGCTGATGCTAGGCCTCCATTTCCCACGTGCTCACTAATACCTCCTCTCACTTACCAAGCACAAGTCCCATGGCAAAGGTTTTAAGGTGAACAGGGTCATAGATCCACACATACACCTACAACAGAAAAGTCTGGTTTACACTTGGAAAACAAGCTCTTTGATCAACAATTCCATTTATTCCCTCACCCACAAGCTTACTGCCACACTGCAGCCCTGGTGCTGAACAAAGGGCCCTGCAGTCAGTATCAGTGCAggggagcagggcaaggagctgTGTATCACAGGAAGCACTTGGAACAGGTTTCTGCCAGTGAAAGAGGTGCCAAAGGAGACAGCCAAGCAGGGGCtgtgcccacactgctgctctAGCTCTGTGCTGATGATAATCTGAGTCTTGTGGCAAGAGACCCggacacagtgctgctgagggcaggacATGATGCAGAACTGGGCAGAACAGTGGTTGTGCTGAGGCTTCCAGCTGGGAAGAACAGTGGAAATCTTAGATTGGATGCCACTAAGAATTATTTCCTGAAAGAAGTTGTACCCAGAGTAACTTACACGGGACATAAAATCCCGGGGAAAACAATCAAAACAGTAAAACCAGTGGGGAAATGACAGATTCAGAAGTACCACTGAATCAAGGTtggtttttatcttttttattctGTAATGTTGTTCaacaggaagcaaaaaaaaaaacaaaacttctgtagaaaaaaatagaaagtttCTCAGGTCTACCAAgcggaaataaaaaaaaaaacaaaactacttGCAGCTTGGAAGAGATTGCcctaagagaagaaaaaacctGACTGTGTGGAACAAAGGAACCAGCTGAAATCCTTTGTTCACTTCAGTCTTGTGTGATGGCCTCAGACAGGCTTAATTGTACACGCTGTTCCA
Coding sequences:
- the SEC62 gene encoding translocation protein SEC62 — translated: MAERRRHRKRIQEVGEPLKEEKAVAKYLRFNCPTKSTNMMGHRVDYFIASKAVDCLLDSKWAKAKKGEEALFTTRESVVDYCNRLLKKQFFHRALKVMKMKPDKDTKKEKEKGKAESGKEEEKKNKKESGKDEKTKKEKEKEKKKDGEKEECKKDETPGTPKKKETKRKFKLEPHEDQVFLDGNEVYVWIYDPVHLKTFAMGLVLVIAVIAATLFPLWPAEMRVGVYYLSVGAGCFVASILLLAVARCILFLIIWLITGGRHHFWFLPNLTADVGFIDSFRPLYTHEYKGPKADSKKEEKTESKKQQKYDSEEKSDSEKKEEEDGKTEATRNSGTDGSGGERHSDTDSDRREDDRSQHSSGNGNDFEMITKEELEQQTDEEDCEEEEEENTESRPSHEKL